Genomic segment of Candidatus Chlorohelix allophototropha:
GCCGTATTAGGTATGATGGTGACTGCTGCCGCAGGAGATTTGACGGTAATATTTGTGGGTATTGAACTCATTTCTATCTCCGTTTACATCCTTACCGGCTTTGCCCGCAATGACAAAGGTTCGGCAGAAGGTGCGTTGAAATACTTCTTGCTCGGTATTATCGCTACTGCCATTCTGGTGTACGGTATGGCATGGTTGTTCGGTATGACGGGATCAACCAACCTAAACGAAATCCGGCAAGCTATTACTGCAACCCCAGGTCTGAAAGACGATCCGGGCTTAACCTTCGCAATGCTGCTTTTGCTGGTTGGTTTCGGCTTCAAGATTGCGGCGGTACCGTTCCATATCTGGACACCGGATGCCTATGAAGGCGCACCTACGCCAATAACCGCTTTCATGTCCACAGGACCAAAAGCAGCGGCTTTTGCTGCAATGGTTCGAGTTATGGTGCAGGGGATACCGCAACTTTCTGAGCAATGGACTATTGTTATTGCTGTGCTGGCAGTGCTGACAATGACTCTCGGCAACTTGGTAGCAATCGTGCAGAAGAGCGTCAAACGCATGCTGGCTTACTCCAGTATCGCCCACACCGGCTACATCATGATCGGTCTGGCAGCCTATGTTAATAGCCCTGAAAAGGGTCGGGATGCTATTGGCTCGATTCTGTTGTACTCAGTGATCTACGTATTTATGAATATGGGTGCGTTTGGTATCGCCATCTGGTTGCAGAACACTGGAAACGGTATAGACGAAGAAGATTACAACGGGCTGGGTAGCTGGGCTCCAATTCCGGCGCTAGCAATGGCTGTTTGTCTTTTCTCGTTGACCGGATTGCCACCTACGGGCGGTTTCTTCGGCAAGTTCTTTGTGTTCCGAGCCGCTATTGATAGCGACCTTACATGGTTGGTGATTATAGGCGCGTTAAACAGCGCGGTATCGGCTTTCTTCTACTTGCGTATAATTGTGGCGATGTACTTCCGTCCTGCCCCGGAAGGTATCAAAGAAAGAGCACAACCCACCAGGGCGTTGTTTATCACAACTGCGTTGGTGCTAATTACCGCAGCAATTTTGATACTGGGCATTTATCCCGGTCCCGCGCTGGACTGGGCAAGAGACGGTGCAACTCCTTTCTTTGAGGGGATAAAAACTGCGATAGGAAAATAGTTAAAAGCAGTTAATCGAAAAAGCCCTCTCCCTAAAAAACGGACGAGGGCTTTTTTTGACTTTTAAAAAGCAAAACCCCTCAATTTTATGAGGGGTGCTATGAGTATACTGCTATTATGTGAGATTAATTTTTAGTGACTGTTAATGCGTTCCTCCAGTAAAGCTTGAAAAGCGGTATCGCCTTCAACCCAACCGCAATGTACGCAAACCAATGCTTCATGATTAGGCTGCGGCAGTTGTGCTCGCTTGTACATCAAAAATAAACGATTTCCTATAGGTTCAAGATTACTACCGCAATTATTGCAGCGCACCTTATCATAAGAAATACCAGCTTTGCTGCCGCGGATTGTTGCCTCGTTTCGAGCCATGCTGCTACCCTCCCGTAGAACGCAAAAAACTACGTCATACTTAATTATGTCGTTTCATCGCTAAATTGCGGCACCTGTACTAACCCCAATTCCGATTTTTATCGAGTGTATTGACAGGCGGAGTTCTTATCTTTAAGAGCAGAGCAGGTTAGATAAGTTTTGTAGAAGTTTTTCCTGTATTTATTATTACAATATTTGTACAATTATACTTTTGTTAACAAACAGTGTCAAGTAGATAAATTTACATATATGAAGCTTAATTCTTTGGGAATTGTCTAGTTTTGCTCCAACCATATAACAACAAAGCGGCTGCCAGCAAAGCTACCATACCTACCAGACCACCCTCGGGACCGAATGACCCGCCTGTAACAGCGTCTGGGCCATCTACTAAAGGTTGTAACACGGGGGATGACACGGTGAAACCACTTACCGGGAAGCCAAAAATCACACCCTGCGCGAAGTTCCACGAAAAATGGAAAGCCATGGGCAACCACAAGTGTCCGGTAATCATATAAGCATATGCAAAAACCAGACCAGCCACTGCAATATTAACCGCCGCAAGGATACTACCATGAGGATTCAAGAGGTGGGATAACCCCCAGAAGACTGAGGAACCAACTACAGCGGCTACTCCGCCCCAAGTAAGATTTATAGTTTGAAGAATGTAGCCACGTACTACCAGTTCTTCAGCAATAGCCACACACAGAAAGATTGCTGCCCATTGTAATATCTGCCCAGCATCATAGTTTGGACCCGTATTACTAAGCATCAAACCGGTAGAACGCTCAAAAAAATAAACCAAGGCAAATAGTAACGGACCAAGCAAAATACCGAGAATAATATCAACCGGTACCGCCGTATATAAGCGCAACCCAAGATCGAGGATAAAATGCCCTCTAGCCACGCGCTGACTAACGAAAACGGCTGCTACTGCCCCAACCAGCAAAACCAGTGCGCCCCAAATACTACTGACGCTAAGCACGCCTCCGTCCTGTGAAACTGAATTGACAATTTGCCCGAACGAGTCTAGATAATTAAACTTGTTAGGGGGGTTTATTAAGGCATAGATAAAGGCAAAACTAAAGATTAGCAAAGTGGTTATGATAAAATAAAGGCTAAAGAAAAAAGCCAAATCCCTAAATGTTCGAATCCAGCCCAACCTTTGCTCGGCGCTGGCGGGATCTCGCTTTTGAATTTCGGATTTCAATCCCAGAAAACGCAGGCTAACAAACCAACCTGCACTTACCAGCAATGCGACTACAAGCACTACCAAGAAATTCATTACTCAGCCTTCAGTTGAATGTGCCAAACAATCAAAAATAATATTGGCATTATACACTAAAAATTGACACAACTAAATTTGGTATATTCAATGCAAAAGTTATCTACATTTTGTGTATAGCGGTTGATAACTTTAAATAATTCCTCAAAATAATACTCGCAGGAAGTTATTTTGTGCAAGCAGAGGTGACAATGCAACAAATTACATCCGAATTCGACGAAAAACAGTTACAACAGAAACCTGAGCGTGAAGATGACCCCTCTACATGGCGCGATCACATAATTATTTGTGGATTACACAACCTCGGCTTCAGAATAGTTGAACACCTGAGAGCAGTCGGTTTGCGTTTAATTGTCATAGACGATATACCAGATGAACGATTCGAGCGACGCTCCCGTCGTATGGGGATTAAATTTCTGCGTGAAGATAGCCGTAACCCTGAAGTGCTGGTTGAAGCAGGCATTTTGGGAGCCAAAGCAGTTATAGCCTGCGAAGATAACGATCTGGAGAACCTTGAAATTATTCTAGCATCGAATGAACTGGTACCGGGAATTCGTACCGTTGCCAGTTTTTTTAACCAGAAGATTGGAGACCAAATTGCACAGGCTGTCGCCAACGCCACTGTACTAAGCTTATCTAAAAAAGCCGGACCTTCTTTCATTGAAGCCTGCGTAAATTCCAGCGTATTACACCTGTTCAACTTGCACCATGATGATATAGCAGTGGTGGAAGCAAGCGTCAGTACAGAAGGTAACATACAGGATTTGTACTACCCTGCTACACCGATTAAAGTGCGAGGTACAACAAAACCACCTTCTAAATCAGTCTTAATGCCGCCACCGGACTATATTGTAAAACCGGGACAGACCGTTGTGTTAGCCGGGCAGATAGAGGTGTTGAAGAAGCTACCGGGGGTACGGTTACAGGAAAGCGATCTGGTTAAGGCACTTAATATGCAAGAAACGCCCAAGGCTAGTTCCAATAAAAATAAAAAGCCGTTGGACAATAAAGCGCGCCGCTTTAACCGTTTGAACCGTATGCGAAAAGCCGTTTTAGACCTTATCCGGGATATAGAAAAGCCCTTTCGTTTTGCCCTTCTGATTGTAGGCTTAATAATCATGTTCAGTACTGTAACTTTATGGTTTTTCTATCATCCTAATATCGTTGATTCTAGAGGTAACTCAATCGAGTTTAACCTTTTAGATGCACTCTATTTTACGGTTACCATCATCGCTACGGTTGGATTTGGTGATTACAGCTTCGTTAATCAGGATTGGACTCTCAAAGTATTTGGGATAATGTTGATTCTGGTTGGAGCTTTATCAATGTCAATAGTGTATGCCTTCGTAACCAATTTTGTAATCAGCCGACGTATTGAAGCCGTTGTAGGTCGCCAGAAAGTGCGCGATATGGAAGGACACGTTATATTGTGCGGTCTTGGCACAATAGGCTATCAGGTAATGCTAGGTTTGATTGCGCAAGGTAAACCGGTAGCGGTTATAGAAAAGAGCGAGAATGGACGTTTCAATAGTGAAGCAGCCGCGTTAGGGGTTCCGGTAATTGTCGGAGATGGGCGGCTTCCTCAAATGTTAAGCCAACTAAACGTGGAAAAGGCAAAAGCAATTGCCGTTCTTAGCAATGACGACCTAGCGAACCTAGAAATCGCTTTGAATGCCCGTGCGGAGTTTTATGCTAAGGAATCGAATAAGCAAAAAAAACTGCAAATAGTGTTGCGCGTTTTTGACAAAAGTTTGGGTGATAGAATAACCAAAAATTTTGACATACAGAAAATATATAGCGCGTCTGCGCTGGCAGCACCCTATTTCGTAGCAGCAGCGTTGGACTACGAAGTTATCACAACCTTTTATATAGACCTTCAACCCTATATTGTGGCAAAACTGGCGGTACAAGCGAACAGTGGGTTGGACAGGATTACTATCGGTGATTTATATGAGCGTAAAAAAGTGGTGGTAATGTCTTATATTTACGAAAATGCAAGCTATAGCTCTATTAAAGAGCCTGTATTTCAGCCTCGTAAAAATGTGGTGCTAAAAAGTGGGGATACTATCTACATTGTGGGTATGTATGAGCGGGTTTTAGAAGCGTACCTGTTGAATAAAGTTGTGAAGCAATAAAAAATACGCCCGGTTGGGATCGAACCAACGACCATCCGCTTAGAAGGCGGATGCTCTATCCACTGAGCTACGGGCGCAAAACTTTTTTGCAATTTTGAGTATACTCAGCCTCTAAATTTTTGTCAATCGTTCTTTGGCGTAAAACGTCCTAGCACAGTTGTACCGGCACGAACTTTCATACCGATAACCGGTACAGGCTGTACAATACCATCTGCTGCGATATAAAGCTGAACGATAGTGCCTGTTCCAAAGCCACATGCCCCTATCTTTTGAGCTACCTTTAAAGGCGTACCGGCTTCAGTTCGTAGGGTAGAAACTCTCTTTGTACCTAGCGGAGTAGGCAAAAAGTTTTTACCGTAGCGCCATTGGTGGGTAACCAATACTTTGTGAGAATCAGCAGTGACAAAGCCTAGATTATTATTGCTAATTCCGGGTAAATTCTCGATAAAATGGTAGCGTAACTGCCCGGAAACGGGTGACCTGAGCAATTGCACATTAAATAAGCCCACCACAATGCTGATACGCAGCGCCTTACCGCCGATAAATTTGGGTTCCAGAACCTCTTCTACAGAAACAACACGACCTTCCGCAGGCGCATAGATATAATTCGGGTCACTGCCCAATGGCTCACGGATAGGGTCGCGGTAGTAGAAAAGCATAAAAGAGAGGGTAGCCAACGATGCATTGAGTAAGGCTGTTGACAAGGGGCGCAAGGGAGTTTTTCTGAGCGTATTATGCAGGAAAACTGCCAGCACTAAAAGCAGAGTAGCCAACCCAATACGTAAATACCCTTCACGTATTACGCGAGGGCGTGGGGATAAATCAACAAGAAGCTCAATAAAGTATTTCATGCCGAAATAGAATAGTGCGACATTACGCAATTGTCAACTAAGGGACTCAGCTACAATTCCTGTGCTATAATCGAAGGGTATTTACCCGCAATGGAACGTTATAACCAACCTTAGCTGTTTCGGAATTCTGCCATTATGAGCCAAAACTCGGGATATAACCAGAGTAAAGATAATGCGTCCTCCCTTACAAACGTGGCGAAATTCCTAAAGAAGGATTCGCAGCGCATTCTCAATGAATGGTGGGAGGCAATAAAAAAAGAATCCCCTTCTTTCGCCGAGTTGGAAAAGTTGCGCAACCCGGAGCTTTACCACGAACAAAGCCTAGAATTAATCATCAAAGCCCTAATGGCATATACCCGTAAAGAACAGGATACCCTGCTCGATCAGGTTAACCGGATGGCGCGAGAAATGGCAAGCGAACGATTGCGACAAGGTTTCCAGATGAAGGATTTACTCATGTCGCTGGCGGTTTTCCGCAGAGCCGTGCTAGACTCGGTACAGCGAATGTTACAAAGTCGCTTGTGGGTAGCCTTTCCTGCCAGTGTAATGCAAATGGAGAAACGCATTAACGAAGCTATGGATATTCAAGTAGCCGCGGTAGCGGAGGCGTATATGACAGCACGTGACTCTATTATCCGTCACCGCGAAGAAACCATGCGGTTTCACAATTATCAGCTTGGTAAGCTAAACGATCTCAGCAATCGTATCGGGCAAACGCTCGATATGGTAAAGGTGATGAATTCAGCAGCGGCAGCGCTTTGCGAAATGGCGGAACTTAGCGCCGGAGCGGTGGCTTTGCATGACCAAAAGGCTGGACACCCGCTGGTTCACCCGGATTACGGGCATCACGGTTGCACCAATGAAATCATAAACTGGCTCAATTCCTCACTATTTGTAGAAATTAGTGGCGAAATTGTGGAACGAGAGCGTCCGTTGGTGGTAATGAGCGTGGCAGATGATGCGCGCTTTAGTAATGCAGTAGCTTTCGGAGTTAGCTCGCTGTTGTGTATTCCGCTCAAGTCTGCCGATAAAATCGTAGGGGTGATGTACGGAGTGGATTATATCGTGCGTGATTTTAGCCCGCATGAAGTAAACCTGTTACTGACCTTTGCCAATCAAGCGGCGCTGGCAATCGAAAATGCGCGCCTCTATACAGAAGTCCAAATTGCTTATGTGGAGTTAAAAGAATTAGATCGGGTTAAAGACGAGTTTGTAAGCATCGCCAGCCATGAAATCAGAACCCCGCTTGCGCTCATAAAAGGCTATGCCAGCACCTTGTTACGGGCAGAACAATTAAAGTTGAGTCCAGAAAAAGAGCAACGCTTTATCAACGGTATTGATGAAGCTTCTAACCGCTTGATTACTCTAATTGATAATCTGCTAAGTGTATCGCGCATCGAATCGGGACGCTTCAGGATTAATCCTCAGCCGGTCAATGCACGCGAAGCCATTAATCACGCCGTATCAACTTTTCAGGGGCAATTGGGTAATCACGAACTTGAGCTTGATTTGGTACACGATGAAGCCCGCGCACGTTGCAACCGCGATCAGTTCGAACAAGTAATTATCAACCTTGTTTCCAATGCCATTAAATATTCTCCAGAGGGCGCAAAAATCAGTATTAGCACGCGCCGAATTGACAATGGCGAGAAGGTCGAAATCAGGGTTAGCGATCAAGGTTCTGGTATTGCACAAGAACACCTCATGCGCATTTTTGAGAAGTTTTATCGGGTAGAAACAGGTTTAACCCGCAAAACGCAGGGAACCGGGCTTGGCTTGTATATTTGCAAAAATATCATTACCAGTTATGGTGGCGAAATTTGGGCGGAAAGCGCTGTAGGACAAGGCACTACTTTTGTCATCACCCTACAGGTGTGGAAAGTGGATGCAGAGTGACAGGTATTGCGGCTTATCTGATAAAAGGGTAGAATAAATCTTACCGAAGCCGTATCTTTACTATATTTAAAGTAAATTTCGGGGGTATTTCTCTAACTCTTATGTTTTCAGGAGTGGTTTATGAATATCGAAACTGCGGGACGCAAGATTCTGGTTATTGACGACGAACCGGGCATTGTTGATATTGTCGAAACCAATTTGTTGGGTGAAGGATTCGATGTTATATCTGCCAAAGATGGTAAGGAAGGTCTTGATAAAATCCGCAGCGAGTTTCCTGATCTTGTGATTCTGGACGTGATGATGCCGGAAATGGATGGCTGGCAGGTACTTCGCGAGCTGGAAAAAGAACCGGATACTGCCGGTATCCCGGTTATTATGTTAACCGCCAAAGCCGCCGATGAAGATTACATTTATGGTTTAGAAGAAGGCGCAGTAGAATATCTGACTAAGCCCTTCTTCCCACAAGAACTTATCAATCGGATCAAAATCACGTTGATGATACTTAACCCACGTATGCGCGATGAACGAAGGCGCAACCTGATTGCCAAACGCAAAAAGTTAATGGAGCATTAGACTCTAAGGTATCTCTTTTTCATTTGCGAAAATGTTAATTTGTAATTATTGCCGGAACGATAACCCCAATAATGCCAACTACTGTGGGCGTTGCGGGAGACGCTTGCGCGACCAGCGCAGCCTTGCCAAGCTCGAAAAAGCCTCGTTTTGCATCGAGTGTGGTAATCGAAGAGAGCGTTATCCCAACGACCGCCGTATCTGTACCATCCTCTTTGCGGATGTTCACGGCTATACTGCTATGACCGAAAAAATGGACGTGGAAAAGGTTACGAACATCATGAATGAGGTGTTCAGTCTCCTTACTGCGGAAATCGTGGGAGTGGATGGCAGTATTGATAAATATGCCGGTGATAACATCATGGCGCGATTTGGTGCGCCCGAAGCGTTGGAAGATCACCCTGAACGTGCTATTCATGCGGCGCTAGGGATGCAACGCCAACTTTCCCGCTTCAGCCTGAAATTGCAAAAGGAAGAGGGCGTGGGGCTGGAAATGCGCATCGGCATAAATACAGGTTGGGTTAGCGCTGCCGAAGTGGGCGGTGAAGTAGATGGGGTTAGCTACCGCACCTATACTGTAATGGGTGACACGGTAAACCTCTCTTCGCGCCTCGAACATGAATCGCGCGTGGGCAAAATCCTAGTTGGCGAAGAAACATATAAATTGGCAAAACACGCCTTTGAATTTTTGGATACGGGCGAACGCCAAATTCGAGGCAAGCGTGAGCCAGTTCGTACTTATGAAGTAATCGGACCTAAACCGCAGCGAGCCAATCGGCGCGGATTAGCCGGAAAAGATTTGCAACTGGTCGGGCGTGAAGCAGAGTTGCAGCGTCTGGCAAGTCGCTTGCTGCAAGCAATAGAGGGCAAAGGTCAGGTTGTTTCGGTAATGGGCGAGGCAGGCGTAGGTAAGTCCAGCCTCCTACGCGAATTTAAACGGCGCGCCACCATCACCT
This window contains:
- a CDS encoding NADH-quinone oxidoreductase subunit N codes for the protein MSLESVVLQISNVKPSFTGDDFIKLLPELIVLLSGTLITIIDMLIPKDKRPSLGWLALIGYSGALVAAVALFNYMPPTGVPSSSFGGMFIRDNFTTFLEIVFLISAILSVLIAPDYVLKRDMPIGDFYNIQSSAVLGMMVTAAAGDLTVIFVGIELISISVYILTGFARNDKGSAEGALKYFLLGIIATAILVYGMAWLFGMTGSTNLNEIRQAITATPGLKDDPGLTFAMLLLLVGFGFKIAAVPFHIWTPDAYEGAPTPITAFMSTGPKAAAFAAMVRVMVQGIPQLSEQWTIVIAVLAVLTMTLGNLVAIVQKSVKRMLAYSSIAHTGYIMIGLAAYVNSPEKGRDAIGSILLYSVIYVFMNMGAFGIAIWLQNTGNGIDEEDYNGLGSWAPIPALAMAVCLFSLTGLPPTGGFFGKFFVFRAAIDSDLTWLVIIGALNSAVSAFFYLRIIVAMYFRPAPEGIKERAQPTRALFITTALVLITAAILILGIYPGPALDWARDGATPFFEGIKTAIGK
- a CDS encoding CPBP family intramembrane glutamic endopeptidase, translating into MNFLVVLVVALLVSAGWFVSLRFLGLKSEIQKRDPASAEQRLGWIRTFRDLAFFFSLYFIITTLLIFSFAFIYALINPPNKFNYLDSFGQIVNSVSQDGGVLSVSSIWGALVLLVGAVAAVFVSQRVARGHFILDLGLRLYTAVPVDIILGILLGPLLFALVYFFERSTGLMLSNTGPNYDAGQILQWAAIFLCVAIAEELVVRGYILQTINLTWGGVAAVVGSSVFWGLSHLLNPHGSILAAVNIAVAGLVFAYAYMITGHLWLPMAFHFSWNFAQGVIFGFPVSGFTVSSPVLQPLVDGPDAVTGGSFGPEGGLVGMVALLAAALLLYGWSKTRQFPKN
- a CDS encoding NAD-binding protein, translating into MQQITSEFDEKQLQQKPEREDDPSTWRDHIIICGLHNLGFRIVEHLRAVGLRLIVIDDIPDERFERRSRRMGIKFLREDSRNPEVLVEAGILGAKAVIACEDNDLENLEIILASNELVPGIRTVASFFNQKIGDQIAQAVANATVLSLSKKAGPSFIEACVNSSVLHLFNLHHDDIAVVEASVSTEGNIQDLYYPATPIKVRGTTKPPSKSVLMPPPDYIVKPGQTVVLAGQIEVLKKLPGVRLQESDLVKALNMQETPKASSNKNKKPLDNKARRFNRLNRMRKAVLDLIRDIEKPFRFALLIVGLIIMFSTVTLWFFYHPNIVDSRGNSIEFNLLDALYFTVTIIATVGFGDYSFVNQDWTLKVFGIMLILVGALSMSIVYAFVTNFVISRRIEAVVGRQKVRDMEGHVILCGLGTIGYQVMLGLIAQGKPVAVIEKSENGRFNSEAAALGVPVIVGDGRLPQMLSQLNVEKAKAIAVLSNDDLANLEIALNARAEFYAKESNKQKKLQIVLRVFDKSLGDRITKNFDIQKIYSASALAAPYFVAAALDYEVITTFYIDLQPYIVAKLAVQANSGLDRITIGDLYERKKVVVMSYIYENASYSSIKEPVFQPRKNVVLKSGDTIYIVGMYERVLEAYLLNKVVKQ
- a CDS encoding phosphatidylserine decarboxylase, whose protein sequence is MRNVALFYFGMKYFIELLVDLSPRPRVIREGYLRIGLATLLLVLAVFLHNTLRKTPLRPLSTALLNASLATLSFMLFYYRDPIREPLGSDPNYIYAPAEGRVVSVEEVLEPKFIGGKALRISIVVGLFNVQLLRSPVSGQLRYHFIENLPGISNNNLGFVTADSHKVLVTHQWRYGKNFLPTPLGTKRVSTLRTEAGTPLKVAQKIGACGFGTGTIVQLYIAADGIVQPVPVIGMKVRAGTTVLGRFTPKND
- a CDS encoding sensor histidine kinase → MSQNSGYNQSKDNASSLTNVAKFLKKDSQRILNEWWEAIKKESPSFAELEKLRNPELYHEQSLELIIKALMAYTRKEQDTLLDQVNRMAREMASERLRQGFQMKDLLMSLAVFRRAVLDSVQRMLQSRLWVAFPASVMQMEKRINEAMDIQVAAVAEAYMTARDSIIRHREETMRFHNYQLGKLNDLSNRIGQTLDMVKVMNSAAAALCEMAELSAGAVALHDQKAGHPLVHPDYGHHGCTNEIINWLNSSLFVEISGEIVERERPLVVMSVADDARFSNAVAFGVSSLLCIPLKSADKIVGVMYGVDYIVRDFSPHEVNLLLTFANQAALAIENARLYTEVQIAYVELKELDRVKDEFVSIASHEIRTPLALIKGYASTLLRAEQLKLSPEKEQRFINGIDEASNRLITLIDNLLSVSRIESGRFRINPQPVNAREAINHAVSTFQGQLGNHELELDLVHDEARARCNRDQFEQVIINLVSNAIKYSPEGAKISISTRRIDNGEKVEIRVSDQGSGIAQEHLMRIFEKFYRVETGLTRKTQGTGLGLYICKNIITSYGGEIWAESAVGQGTTFVITLQVWKVDAE
- a CDS encoding response regulator transcription factor gives rise to the protein MNIETAGRKILVIDDEPGIVDIVETNLLGEGFDVISAKDGKEGLDKIRSEFPDLVILDVMMPEMDGWQVLRELEKEPDTAGIPVIMLTAKAADEDYIYGLEEGAVEYLTKPFFPQELINRIKITLMILNPRMRDERRRNLIAKRKKLMEH